From Dreissena polymorpha isolate Duluth1 chromosome 15, UMN_Dpol_1.0, whole genome shotgun sequence, a single genomic window includes:
- the LOC127859525 gene encoding leucine-rich repeats and immunoglobulin-like domains protein sma-10 isoform X1 has product MTSPFYWCANAHVLFVAALWLVNPASLMGFLSQSSDKTANFTGQGLSQVPTGDSIPDDTENIDLSENSISNLTLVGYNNLKSLKTFNISRNQISELTPNAFKDLTALMVLDLSRNNIKGELLEEHMFVDLRKLETLNLEQNPMLILKSNVFNFMELPSLKRLDVSHCDIFVLERSSIDLPTLEYLDLSWNALTKVNKEAFRMMADLKTLDMSHNRIKVLDTVPYLPAIQTWNLDSNLIEEVHIKDQIWQRADTIENLYLRNNKIMRFGPDDLPLDLVSLKVISLEQNDINCDCRMKWIADDADIPSLETRNITITCHYPTRLANRNLLHVPADELTCSISVTRLLLIVMASIIGAVSLAIGLFVTTKWIRKYQRIKRAAKGDTGGDYSAVYTRDEEDVRVTMSDGKGLLNNSREFDV; this is encoded by the exons ATGACGTCACCTTTCTATTGGTGTGCAAACGCGCACGTGCTTTTCGTGGCGGCGCTTTGGCTGGTAAATCCAGCCTCGTTAATGGGTTTCCTGAGTCAAAGCAGTGACAAGACGGCTAACTTCACAGGGCAGGGGTTGTCGCAGGTTCCCACTGGTGACAGCATTCCAGACGACACAGAGAACATAGATCTGTCTGAAAATAGCATCAGTAATTTGACATTAGTCGGTTACAACAATTTAAAAAGCCTTAAAACGTTCAATATTTCCCGAAACCAGATTTCAGAACTTACGCCTAATGCGTTCAAAGACTTAACGGCCTTAATGGTCTTGGATTTGTCAAGAAATAACATCAAAGGCGAACTTCTAGAAGAACATATGTTCGTTGATCTCAGAAAATTGGAGACGCTTAATTTAGAGCAAAACCCTATGCTAATTTTGAAGAGTAACGTTTTCAATTTTATGGAGTTACCCTCGTTAAAACGTCTGGACGTCTCTCATTGCGATATCTTCGTACTGGAACGGAGTAGCATCGATCTTCCAACGCTGGAGTACTTGGACCTTAGTTGGAACGCTCTAACGAAGGTGAACAAAGAAGCGTTCCGAATGATGGCGGATTTGAAGACGCTGGACATGAGTCATAACAG GATAAAGGTGTTGGATACGGTACCGTATCTTCCAGCGATTCAAACCTGGAACCTGGATAGTAACTTGATCGAGGAAGTTCATATCAAAGACCAGATATGGCAAAGGGCGGATACCATAGAGAACTTATATCTAAG AAACAACAAAATCATGAGATTCGGACCCGATGACCTCCCGCTTGACCTTGTGTCCCTGAAGGTGATTTCTTTGGAGCAAAACGACATCAACTGTGACTGTCGGATGAAGTGGATTGCCGACGACGCCGACATCCCATCGCTTGAAACGCGAAACATAACAATAAC GTGTCATTACCCGACTCGCCTGGCGAATCGAAACCTCCTGCACGTACCAGCCGATGAGTTGACCTGCTCCATTTCCGTTACGCGACTGCTGCTTATAGTCATGGCGTCCATTATAGGTGCCGTAAGTCTAGCGATCGGTTTGTTTGTGACGACAAAGTGGAtacgaaaataccagcgaatcaAACGGGCTGCGAAGGGCGACACAGGTGGGGATTATTCGGCCGTCTACACGCGGGACGAAGAAGACGTTAGAGTGACAATGTCGGACGGGAAGGGTCTCCTTAACAACAGTCGGGAATTCGATGTGTGA
- the LOC127859525 gene encoding vasorin-like isoform X2, with protein sequence MTSPFYWCANAHVLFVAALWLVNPASLMGFLSQSSDKTANFTGQGLSQVPTGDSIPDDTENIDLSENSISNLTLVGYNNLKSLKTFNISRNQISELTPNAFKDLTALMVLDLSRNNIKGELLEEHMFVDLRKLETLNLEQNPMLILKSNVFNFMELPSLKRLDVSHCDIFVLERSSIDLPTLEYLDLSWNALTKVNKEAFRMMADLKTLDMSHNRIKVLDTVPYLPAIQTWNLDSNLIEEVHIKDQIWQRADTIENLYLRNNKIMRFGPDDLPLDLVSLKVISLEQNDINCDCRMKWIADDADIPSLETRNITITCRFPTRLAKREVLLIAANEFTGTCSAQVTSGMLVAIIVTSVIGVVCLAFGIYVAVKTIQRRRKFRFQRLSADDGEKINTVSELIQD encoded by the exons ATGACGTCACCTTTCTATTGGTGTGCAAACGCGCACGTGCTTTTCGTGGCGGCGCTTTGGCTGGTAAATCCAGCCTCGTTAATGGGTTTCCTGAGTCAAAGCAGTGACAAGACGGCTAACTTCACAGGGCAGGGGTTGTCGCAGGTTCCCACTGGTGACAGCATTCCAGACGACACAGAGAACATAGATCTGTCTGAAAATAGCATCAGTAATTTGACATTAGTCGGTTACAACAATTTAAAAAGCCTTAAAACGTTCAATATTTCCCGAAACCAGATTTCAGAACTTACGCCTAATGCGTTCAAAGACTTAACGGCCTTAATGGTCTTGGATTTGTCAAGAAATAACATCAAAGGCGAACTTCTAGAAGAACATATGTTCGTTGATCTCAGAAAATTGGAGACGCTTAATTTAGAGCAAAACCCTATGCTAATTTTGAAGAGTAACGTTTTCAATTTTATGGAGTTACCCTCGTTAAAACGTCTGGACGTCTCTCATTGCGATATCTTCGTACTGGAACGGAGTAGCATCGATCTTCCAACGCTGGAGTACTTGGACCTTAGTTGGAACGCTCTAACGAAGGTGAACAAAGAAGCGTTCCGAATGATGGCGGATTTGAAGACGCTGGACATGAGTCATAACAG GATAAAGGTGTTGGATACGGTACCGTATCTTCCAGCGATTCAAACCTGGAACCTGGATAGTAACTTGATCGAGGAAGTTCATATCAAAGACCAGATATGGCAAAGGGCGGATACCATAGAGAACTTATATCTAAG AAACAACAAAATCATGAGATTCGGACCCGATGACCTCCCGCTTGACCTTGTGTCCCTGAAGGTGATTTCTTTGGAGCAAAACGACATCAACTGTGACTGTCGGATGAAGTGGATTGCCGACGACGCCGACATCCCATCGCTTGAAACGCGAAACATAACAATAAC GTGTCGGTTCCCTACTCGTTTAGCGAAAAGAGAAGTTCTATTAATAGCAGCCAATGAGTTTACGGGCACATGCTCAGCGCAAGTTACTTCCGGTATGCTGGTTGCAATAATCGTGACGTCAGTAATCGGTGTCGTCTGCCTTGCGTTCGGCATATACGTTGCCGTAAAGACTATTCAGCGACGAAGGAAATTCCGTTTCCAAAGACTTTCTGCTGATGATGGCGAAAAAATTAATACTGTATCAGAATTGATACAGGAttag